CAATTCATCTTGAGACAAGTGCTAAGGTATTGAAATTGTACTGGTTATGTCGATGATGTTAGCCTAAGAAACAATTTTCTAAGACTGAAGGAACAAGTACAACGGCTTTCCACACGATGGATTAGGTTCGACCGACAGGTAACTCGTGACCGACGGGAACAAACCTAAACTTAATAACTTGACAAATCTGGATATTCTGACCCTGACCTACTATGGTGACTCGTGATCGACAGGAGGTATTGAATCCAGATTTTGTTTTACACGAAATAAGGAGAAACTGAATCTTTTGTGAACATAAAAATATAGAACGAATGTTGATCAATGAATAAAATGCAAGTTAAAGCTTCAAAATACACAATTAAAACATAAAGGTTTTACATTGAAATAAAGGTGGTGATTCACGTACATCAAGACACTTAGAAACTCTTTTTTCCTGAAGCCGGAAATTGGGCAGAGTTTCAGCAAGCAGTTTGAATATAACAGCGAACACACCTATTTTACATCAGAATGACTTATTTATAGTATTTACAAAGATAACCGCCTATAGTAATCCACGGCTGGAATCAAAGCTTAAAGCAACTGTCTCGTGAGATCTTTTTGTGCGTTTGGCGCTTACAACGCACGATCTTGTGAAATAACTGCCTGtgatatttaaaatttgaaacttCCCGCCTTTGACTCCTTGTGAGCTAACCGCTCATGGCTTCGATGCTTACATCTGTCAAGGACGAAATATGATAATTTCCTAAGTATGGGAAACCTCTGTGGTTGATTAGACTTGTATCTCCTCTCGACACACATTTACTTCGACCCTTCTATGCATTTTCTGCCACATAAATCCTTACTTGTAGGAACCTTTCCTTAATTCTTAAGACTATCAGTTGGGAACTGTGCCCTTTTATACCTTAAGAATTTTTAGGGTAACAAAATGCCACCCAGAGATGCCATTTTCGAATTTCAGTTTGTCGATTTATGAGATAATGGCATCTATGAAAACCTCTATTTCGACCTAAACGTTTCCACTACTTCATAAAGTGAAGCTACTGTTCCATCTTTTCCGTGACGTCATGCAATCATGACCCTGTATCACGCTTTTCTATCTTGAGACGTGGGTTCATTAAATTTTTCATGATGGCATTTTTTATGGCAGCGGTGGACCCTCACGCTGCTGCAGCCATCTAGCCACACGTGTCCCTTATTTTGACACGATTTGGCCTTTAGGAAAAACAAACTTTCCCACTTCTTTTTCCCACAACGTACTGGCTATAAATAGCTTAGCTTCAAGAACATTTGTTCTTCTTTCGTTTCCTACTACTCTCATATTCTTCcaatacatttatttttatcaaactcAGAAACAAACTTCTTCACTCATCAATGGCAAGTATTCAACCACAAACTGTTTTGGCAAAAGCTTATGGAATCCACCATGTTGACGGCAAACCCTACGTCCCAGAGCCACCCTTTTCAAACGAGAAAGCAAAAATTTGGCAATCTCAGGTATTAATTCCTTTCCAACTTGAGGGAAAACCCTTATCTTTCTTAGGTCCTTTACCTGCTAATGCACCTTCTGAGAATTACACCACCGATGACGATGCCTTTTTCCCGACTAGTCAAGAAACCAAATCGTTGATATCTTCTGTGGACTCTATCTCCCTGCGTTATTTTGACAGAAATTTCCGGATGGCTTCACCTTTGGATTGTCCCAAATTCAGTGCTTAGATGGCGCGCTTGGAACCCACAAAAGGCGATTTGTGGAAGGAATTAGCTATTAAGGAGTTGTAGCATCCTTTTTACATGTTTTActcataaaattattttgtaatccgtaggggtttagaagggtgatACAATAGTAGTATCAGaacatagtcggtcgttgtggcCAGTGTCTTATTGTTAATTATTCCTTTGTATACGACTAGTTTGAGTTAACACTATCGATACTGTTGTTCTAATGAAGATTTTTTTGTGAATTATCAGAACAATGGCCGaaagaggtggaaggaacgatgatgcATTTGCTGAGGCTTTAGGAATgcttgctggtgtgctgggaggaaatccCAACGGAAATGGAATTGGTACTAATAGGAAACTGGGAGaatttcagaggaacaaccccccgttgttcaaaggcacgtaCGATCATGAAGGTGCCCATAAATGGCTTAAAGAAATTGAAAgaatcttccgggtgattgattgtgctgaaaatctgaaagtaagatatggtactcacatgttaacTGGAGAGGCTGATGACTTGTGAGTTGCTACCAAGACTGAACTGGAAGCTTGTGGTGGGGAAATTACTCGAGATGTCTTCAGAAGAGAGTTTCTAAGGAGGTATTTTCCTTAAGATGTTTGGGGaagaaaagagattgaatttctgGAGCTTAAACAGGGTAACATGTCTGTTAGTGAGTATGcttccaagtttgttgagctggctaaGTATTATAGTtgctacaacaatgatgaagctagtgaattttctaagtgcatcaaATTTGAAAATTACCTCTATGATGAGATTAAgaagggtatcagataccagagaaTTTGCAGGTTTGCTAATTAGGTTGATTGTAGTAGGATCTTCAAGGAAGATATTAACAAGTCAAAGTCATCCAACTCTCACGAGTTGGTTGATAAAAGAGGAATGAAACATATGGATCAAGGTAAACCGTATGGCAGAGGCAATCAGAAATCTGGTggttggaaaaggcctagtgggggataCTCTAATTCTCCTGTTAGGTGCTATAAGTGTGGTGAGTCTGGACATCGCATTCATGAGTGAAAGAGTGAAGAGAATAAGTGCATCAAATGTGGTAAAGCGGatcatattgctgctgattgcATAGTGAAgactgtgacttgctacaatttcggtgaagaaggtcatatcagcCCACGGTGTACTAAACTAAAGAAGAACCAATCTGGTGGAAAAGTTTTTGCTTTGTCTGTGTCAGAGACTACTCctgaggatcggttgattaaaggtatgtgttttatccatgacacacctttaagTGCAATTATTGACACTAGAGTGACTCATTCGTtttttcattggattgtgctaaaagattgaatttggaaatatcttatatgaaaggaagtatgattattgacactcctgcgtctggttcagtaactacttcatttGCTTGTTTAAATTGtccgattgatatttttggttGGGAGTtcaggatggacttagtgtgcctttcgTTAGAACAACTCGACATTattctggggatgaactggttcgAATTCaaccgggttcatatcaattgttttgcgAAGACCGTTATTTTCCCTGATGTTGTTAGTGTTGAGAACTTGGCTATGACTTCTAGACAAGTAAGTGAAGCTGTTGAGGACGATGTTGCTGTGTTTATGTTGTTTACATCGATGGAAGTAAAAATAAAGCTGGCGAGTAGTGAGTTACCAATggtatgtgaatttccggaagtttttTCAGAAGATGTGAGAGAGTTGCCATATGAGAGAGAAGTAGAGTTTGCTATTgatttgattcctggaactaaacttgtgtcgatggcaccatatCGTATGTCGGCATATGGGTTGattgaattgaagagtcaattataAGAGTTCTTTGAGAAGGAATTTATTAGTCCGAGTGTTTCGCCGTAGGGTGCTcctgtgttgttggtaaagaagaaagagggttctatgagattgtgtgtggattacagactgttgaacaaagttactatcaagaattggtatccattgccgaggattgatgacttgatggataaACTAGTTAGAGCATGTGTATTCAGTAAGATTAATCTGAGGTgtgggtatcaccaaattcgtgtaaAAGCGGACGATATTCATAAGACTGCATTAAGGACagggtatggtcattacgagtatataGTAATGCGTTTTGAACTGACTAATttacctggtgtttttatggagtacatgaatagaatctttcatccttatcttgataagtttgtggtagtgtttattgatgacattctgatCTACTCCAAGAACAAGGGAGAGCATACAGAGCATCCCATAATCGAGctagaattgttgaaagagaagaaaattTATGCTAAGTTATCGAAGAGTGAattctggttaagtgaagtaagttttctttgagattgtgtgtggattacagacaactgaataaagttactatcaagaatcggtatccattgccgaggattgatgatttgatggatcaactggttggagcatgtgtatttagtaaaattgaattgaggtctggatatcatcagattcgtgtgaagacggacgatattcagaagactgcattcagaacgaggtatggGCATTACGAGTATAcaatgatgccatttggagttagtaatgcacctggtgttttcatgaaGTATATGAATAGAATTTTTCATCCTTAACTCGACAAGTTCGCTGTGGTATTTATAGACgacattctaatatattctaagagcgaAGGAGAGCATGCGGAAGGTGATTTGgttgataggttgactttgattaaccaaggcaaaggaggtgatttttgaattgacatgaatggtataatgaggtttgatGATCGAGCTTgcgttcctgatgttgctgagcttaagaagagtattcttgaagaaggacatcgtagtggattgagtgtTCAttctggtgctaccaagatgtatcaggatttgaagaagtCGTTTgctggcctggaatgaagaaagaaattgctgagtttgtttattcttgtttgacgtgccAGGAGAGCTACTATGATAATAGGCGGAGAACTCGTGAGTTTCAAGAAagagatcatgtgtttttgagatttactcctatgacaggtattggtcgagctttgaagtcaagaAAGTTGACTCTGCGTTTTATTGatccgtttcagattacggaaagagtgggagaaatggcttatcgtattgctttgccGCTGATGCTTGTAAATTTacacgatgtgttccatgtgtctcagttgaggaaatacaatGTGGATCCTTCTCATGTAACCCAAGTGGATGACGTACAGGTAAAGGACAACTTGACTATGGAGACATTGCCTATGAGAATTGAAGGTCGAAAGTTGAAACAATTATGTGGTAAAGAGATAGCTTTGGTGAgtgtagcttggggaggaccaatATGTGAAAATGTtacttgggagctggagagtcaaatGAAGGACTTTTATCCTGAGTTATTTacttaaggtatgttttcgagaaagaaaactcttttagtaggggagagttgtaacaccccatattttccattatttaatttaattagagtttaaattatttaatttgtgaTTAATTGGAATTTTGGAATCAGGTGATTTAATTGAGAAAAATATGAGAATAAGGTAATTGGGCCAGTGTGACAATTAGTAAAAGGGAAGTGTTAACTAGTGGGCCTTTTACCAAGAtatgatattttcataaaataaaggaaattgggagaagaggagctagaaaaaaaaaaggagtagACTGAAACACGTAAAAGAGCAGAGGAAGAGGAGCATAGAGAAAGAGGAAGATTCAagatttttggctaaggtaaggggtgactatttCCAATTAGCGTCTATTATCGGTTTATGGATAATGGGATTGATTATGTTTATTGTTGTTCTCAATTGTATGAATTGtggttttggggttttggaacCTTTAGGGTCAAAttgatgaatatgatgaaattgattAATTATGAATAATACTTGATGTTTAATGTATCTAAAATTTGGTAGAAATGTGTTAGAGTGATTGTTTTAATTTGGTGTTGTTTCTATGCTGCAAATGTTTTGGGACGTTTTGGGATGATATTTAGATGTTAGGGATGTTTGGATGGTGAAAGGATTGGAGTTACACCattaaaatacataatttttGGTTCTGTCAGTGAAGTAACTGGTTATCTGGATGAAGTAACCAGTTACCTGGGAGCGAAAAGTGAAAAAAACGACTTCTGggctgaggtaaccggttacctgaaatGAGGTAACCCATTATCCTGCATGTTAAGGTAAATTTTTAGAATTTCGAAAATTCGTATCTTTTGGTCTGTAAGTCCGATAGACGtgccgtttggaccgttggaaagctaaaataaattcctatcttataaaaatggattgagaacccttagaaatttttttaatataacttatgCTTGTGGTATGTGTTCGATCCGTATAagttgataatgatgttgtatgctaGATATAATTGTTTGTACGTATTCGATCCGTGTGAGTTGATAATGATGCCTTGTGGTGAATTGACAATAAATATGATATTCTTAAGGAATAGATTTAATTGTGTCATGATGTTACTTGACTTATGTACTATGATGTTTGTTAATTATATGATGAAGTTAGTTGAATTAGCACTGTTGgttttggtgttgttgttgttgttgtctgggaggcagtaaccggttactggaattgaggtaaccggttaccggtTTTACGAATGGGATTTTTGGCCTGTTCGTCAGGCAGTAACTGGTTACTTGGATTGAGGttaccggttaccactgaagctttttaaAAATTGGATTATTTTCAAATATCCATAAATTTTGATCCGAgcgtccgatttatgtgccgtctTGGGCCTTGCGGAGCTGATTAAGagctttatatgatgaattggtgaaaTGGGTAGTGGCCGGTTTTATTTTAAATcttgatttaatttaaatgatgaattgtagcattgtgtacatatatgtgtgaatgtagCAATGTGTTATTATGGTGATGAAACTATATTGATCTTCATTGTGATTGGATGGTTCTTGACATGAATATGTGTGATATGATTGAATGATTGCTAAgacatgtgcatgcttattggtgatgaaataGTGAGTTGTAATGAGATGATGTgatgcatcggatcggtgatgttagaagtatgtcatatgtgtgcattcattcatatgcattttgttgATGGATCctggtgatgttgtggatcaaatggtgggcataattcctattgtatggaatttgtgccggttgggttatatcttggtgatgaatagatcagtcagatgggtttagcccatgtatggtaccacatgtataGAGTCTTGCATTGATGTCtgtattgttataacatgattgggagatgtggtgtcgttttttttaactccccgtttcacttgggaggacggcacgctagacccttcacgcgaaatttggaaggagaatgcgcctgtggtgggatgaattttatttcagttcttcctacgatatcacacgaactttcttatttgtcctacgagtaggaaaggggaaaaaagatctcaactaaaccctaggagtttgctaagtgtggggattacacctagactagaaattctggagtccgggaggtcggttatacatagggaagtgtttaaacaccctacatatctgtagtactctacaggaaccttctctgtgtcattgtgattgtgtttactgctaatgattgggaaagtttctcctttgtgttaggataaggaattgaattgaataaaagaaagacagacagacagacagactatttttggtattttattagctctctgaggttccttgtgaacctcatgcctacatatccctaatggaagtcagagcttaatgtagttcggggaactaattgattattaattatatttgggtgccttgcttgaagctcaaggttgaagctttgaattaaatctctgtttacagtaaagagacatgaaatcatctttacagagaggtatttgtactattctaccacaaacattttgaaagagtgacagaataactggattcatttcattaagagagtgaccttacttatgtgtttgcaagtatgctagtatctcttgaatgaaagaaagatgctcgtccaaattagggaaagtgtacaagtctggggatgtgccagagcatgtctttcagagtcctaaatgggagactttgattgaaattgaaatgtgtaatgttcgtttgtttgaatgtggtagagtagtaaaaatatctctctatagagataagctatgtctatctattgtataaaagatttgactttagctggcttgcatgaggcccaagcttgaggctttttaattgattgattattattatgactctgggagaaaaaactccactggggattaatttacaagggatttttatgttttgtacaaagcccagaattgaggctgactttacttagggaaaatctattttgatgggttttatttggtgttctgtacaaagcccagaattgaggctgactctaactaggggaaatattattttctgccttgtatgaagcccaaggttgtggctgactcttaaataaactgagtatggatgactctatgggaaaagatcctagatgttgggaatctttgacacacgacatatggtttatctaccttgtacaaagcccaaggttgtggctactgaaaaatgaaggactcactaggggagactctattatctgccttgtacaatgcccaaggttgaggctgactattaacaggggagttttattgttttggtgccttgtatgaagctaaaggttgaggctaactgtttttgttggattttgactctattgaaggatttatttattaaaagactgatttttttttggaagctaaccctttccagggcttttgactcagctggagaaattgtctgttaaaagactgatttttgtcatgtttttggaggctgaccctttccaggggttttgactcttttggggaaattatctcctaagagaatgaatctttggtttttgaagtgattttggaggctaaccctttccaggggtttttgttaaaatgaaagaatgattttggaggctaaccctttccaggggtttttgttaagatgattggcagaaagattatctagtgagacttcttgtttaaagcccaagatgaaggctgacacatgctgaggatgagcaaacatggatcctagactctgctaaggaagattgatgaagataagggtgacagagactgtccatgtctctcattccaaaaggtgtactcaatgtaaaattgagacaaacttagcttgtttaaagtctggtttaaattggaagaaactcaccagggtatgttaaaaggtgactaaagacctgttcctatgtttataagaaacctgatgggtccttgtatacaagctcaagaggaagctggaaatgcttttaagaagcctgtgggtccttgtacaaagcccaagaggaggctaatcgagggtcatcgagggtccttgttatagcacaagagaaagctatgtggttttgaacttattttggctttaagcaaatgggtaagaggtttcaccgggaataattcctctttgggtggatgtgtcctattctttggattctaaggtttttgccaagatgtttcaccgggaataattcatcttgggggtttgaactacagatctctaattaggaaagagccttcaccaggaagacattctcaatcctaggccatattcctataatatatatatagtttaattgtcctagggtttacactcaaacgtagttctaaacaaa
The Vicia villosa cultivar HV-30 ecotype Madison, WI unplaced genomic scaffold, Vvil1.0 ctg.001600F_1_1, whole genome shotgun sequence DNA segment above includes these coding regions:
- the LOC131635962 gene encoding uncharacterized protein LOC131635962, which translates into the protein MAERGGRNDDAFAEALGMLAGVLGGNPNGNGIGTNRKLGEFQRNNPPLFKGTYDHEGAHKWLKEIERIFRVDCSRIFKEDINKSKSSNSHELVDKRGMKHMDQGKPYGRGNQKSGGWKRPSGGYSNSPVRCYKCVKTVTCYNFGEEGHISPRCTKLKKNQSGGKVFALSVSETTPEDRLIKVTTSFACLNCPIDIFGWEFRMDLVCLSLEQLDIILGMNWFEFNRVHINCFAKTVIFPDVVSVENLAMTSRQVSEAVEDDVAVFMLFTSMEVKIKLASSELPMVCEFPEVFSEDVRELPYEREVEFAIDLIPGTKLVSMAPYRMSAYGLIELKSQL